In Bacteroidales bacterium, one DNA window encodes the following:
- a CDS encoding NAD-dependent epimerase/dehydratase family protein produces MERILMIGCSGQIGSELTLELRKIYGDGNVFATDIKEAPAEIRETGPFEILDVLDEGRLNHFVIRNKITQVYNLAAVLSGNAEKIPMQAWDINMRALMNTLELARSVRLKKIFWPSSIAVFGPTTPKTNTPQLTVMEPNTVYGISKLAGERWGEYYHKRYCVDFRSVRYPGLISYKTEAGGGTTDYAVEIYYKAIEEGKYECFLKEDTGLPMMFMPDAIKATIDYMEADASKLSLRSSYNIGGMSFTPKDVAAAIRKHIPDFVISYKPDFRQAIADSWPASINDDVARKDWNLSYEYNLDSMTEVMLREIRAKLEA; encoded by the coding sequence ATGGAAAGAATTTTAATGATCGGCTGCTCGGGTCAGATTGGCTCGGAACTCACTCTTGAATTAAGAAAAATTTACGGCGATGGCAATGTTTTTGCCACCGATATCAAAGAAGCCCCTGCCGAAATCAGGGAAACCGGCCCGTTTGAAATCCTTGATGTATTGGATGAAGGGCGGCTGAACCATTTTGTGATCCGCAATAAAATCACGCAGGTTTATAATCTTGCAGCTGTACTTTCGGGCAACGCCGAGAAAATCCCTATGCAGGCCTGGGATATCAACATGAGAGCCTTGATGAATACGCTCGAGTTGGCTCGCTCAGTCAGGTTGAAGAAGATATTCTGGCCCAGCTCAATTGCTGTGTTCGGACCTACAACACCTAAAACAAACACCCCTCAGCTTACCGTAATGGAACCCAATACCGTTTATGGAATAAGCAAACTGGCCGGCGAGCGTTGGGGCGAATATTACCATAAACGCTATTGCGTTGATTTTCGCAGTGTGCGCTACCCGGGCCTGATTTCTTATAAAACTGAAGCTGGCGGTGGCACTACCGATTACGCCGTTGAAATTTACTATAAGGCCATTGAAGAAGGCAAATACGAATGTTTCCTGAAAGAAGATACAGGTTTGCCAATGATGTTTATGCCCGATGCTATAAAAGCTACCATTGATTATATGGAAGCCGATGCATCAAAATTATCATTGCGATCAAGCTATAACATTGGTGGAATGAGTTTTACTCCAAAAGATGTGGCTGCAGCCATTCGCAAGCACATTCCTGATTTCGTGATTTCTTACAAACCCGATTTCCGCCAGGCGATTGCTGATTCCTGGCCTGCCAGCATCAACGATGATGTTGCTCGTAAAGACTGGAATTTAAGCTACGAGTACAACCTGGATTCAATGACGGAG